One window of Flavobacterium ammonificans genomic DNA carries:
- the ilvN gene encoding acetolactate synthase small subunit: protein MENKTFTISVYSENNVGLLNRISVIFLKRHINILSLNVSESEIENVSRFVIVVDTTEKWVKNIVGQIEKQIEVIKAFYHIDDETIFLESAIFKINSSLLFDERQIQNIIKESHSEMVTVSRDFFVISKTGRRSEIDELYAKLKPFGIMQFVRSGRISVSKEKMEITSLLEELQS from the coding sequence ATGGAAAATAAAACATTCACCATTTCTGTATATTCAGAAAACAACGTGGGCTTATTAAATAGAATATCAGTAATATTCTTAAAACGTCATATCAATATTTTAAGTTTAAACGTATCCGAATCGGAAATCGAAAATGTATCTCGATTTGTAATTGTAGTAGATACAACTGAAAAATGGGTTAAAAATATTGTAGGTCAAATTGAAAAACAAATTGAAGTTATCAAAGCGTTTTATCATATTGATGACGAGACAATTTTCTTAGAAAGTGCAATTTTCAAAATCAATTCAAGTTTATTGTTTGACGAGAGACAAATTCAAAATATTATCAAGGAAAGTCATTCCGAAATGGTTACGGTTTCTAGAGACTTTTTTGTCATTTCAAAAACGGGAAGACGTTCAGAAATTGATGAGTTATATGCAAAATTAAAACCTTTCGGAATTATGCAATTTGTGCGCTCCGGAAGAATTTCGGTTTCCAAAGAAAAAATGGAAATCACCAGTTTATTAGAAGAATTACAATCATAA
- the ilvB gene encoding biosynthetic-type acetolactate synthase large subunit — MRITGAEAIIRSLLAEGVDLVYGYPGGAIMPVYDELYKFKEELHHVLVRHEQGATHAAQGFARATGKVGVAIATSGPGATNLVTGIADAQIDSTPMVCITGQVGKHLLGSDAFQETDIISISTPVTKWNYQITEAHEIPEVIAKAFYIAKSGRPGPVLIDITKNAQFDELDFSYKKCTSIRSYVPKPTLQLNQVQAAADIINSAKKPMIVFGQGIILGEAEAELKALVEKTGIPAAWTILGLSALPTDHPLNVGMVGMHGNYGPNVLTNECDVFIALGMRFDDRVTGNLETYAKQAKVIHFEIDPAEVDKNVKADVAVLGDVKEALTAIIPLLEAKTHESWHNQFKEKYAIELETVINDELQPKKEGISMGETIEMINKHSKGDAIMVSDVGQHQMFTCRYSKFNSSKSNITSGGLGTMGFALPAAIGAKMGQPNREVVAIIGDGGFQMTIQELGTIFQTKVPVKIVVLNNEFLGMVRQWQQLFFDKRYASTEMINPNFVAIAEGYYIKAKKVTKREDLDAAVAEMMASKESYFLEVLVEKENNVFPMIPTGASVSDIRLS; from the coding sequence ATGAGAATAACAGGCGCAGAAGCTATTATTAGAAGCCTACTTGCAGAAGGAGTAGATTTGGTTTATGGATATCCAGGTGGAGCCATTATGCCAGTTTACGATGAATTATATAAGTTTAAAGAGGAGTTACACCATGTTCTGGTTCGTCACGAACAAGGGGCAACGCATGCTGCTCAGGGATTTGCCAGAGCTACTGGTAAAGTAGGGGTTGCAATTGCTACTTCGGGTCCTGGTGCTACTAATTTAGTGACTGGAATTGCCGATGCACAAATTGATTCAACACCAATGGTATGTATTACAGGGCAAGTTGGTAAACATTTATTAGGTTCTGATGCATTTCAGGAAACAGATATCATCAGTATTTCGACTCCTGTAACCAAGTGGAATTACCAAATTACTGAAGCACATGAAATCCCCGAAGTAATAGCAAAAGCATTTTATATCGCTAAATCGGGTCGTCCAGGTCCTGTACTGATTGATATTACTAAAAATGCACAGTTTGACGAATTGGATTTTAGTTATAAAAAATGTACCAGTATTAGAAGTTATGTTCCAAAACCGACTTTACAATTAAATCAAGTACAAGCAGCAGCAGATATAATTAATAGTGCCAAAAAGCCAATGATTGTTTTTGGTCAGGGAATTATACTTGGCGAAGCAGAAGCAGAATTAAAAGCGTTAGTCGAAAAAACAGGAATTCCAGCTGCGTGGACTATTTTAGGATTATCAGCATTACCAACAGATCATCCTTTGAATGTCGGTATGGTAGGCATGCACGGAAATTACGGACCTAATGTTTTGACGAACGAGTGCGATGTTTTTATAGCTTTAGGAATGCGTTTTGATGACCGAGTTACGGGAAATCTAGAAACCTATGCCAAACAAGCTAAAGTTATCCACTTTGAGATTGATCCTGCAGAAGTAGATAAAAATGTAAAAGCTGATGTTGCAGTTTTAGGAGATGTAAAAGAAGCATTAACTGCAATTATTCCACTTTTGGAAGCGAAAACACACGAGTCTTGGCACAACCAATTTAAAGAGAAATATGCAATTGAATTAGAAACAGTTATTAATGACGAATTGCAACCCAAAAAAGAAGGAATTTCTATGGGGGAAACCATTGAAATGATTAACAAACATTCTAAAGGTGATGCTATTATGGTATCTGATGTGGGTCAGCACCAAATGTTTACCTGTCGTTATTCTAAATTCAATTCCTCTAAAAGTAATATTACTTCCGGAGGTCTTGGAACCATGGGATTTGCATTACCCGCAGCCATTGGTGCTAAAATGGGTCAACCCAATCGCGAAGTAGTTGCTATTATTGGAGATGGAGGTTTCCAAATGACCATTCAAGAATTAGGAACTATTTTTCAAACTAAGGTTCCGGTAAAAATTGTAGTATTAAATAACGAATTCTTAGGAATGGTGCGTCAATGGCAACAATTGTTTTTTGACAAACGTTATGCTTCTACCGAAATGATCAATCCGAACTTTGTCGCTATTGCCGAAGGCTATTATATTAAAGCTAAGAAAGTCACAAAACGTGAAGATTTAGATGCAGCAGTTGCCGAAATGATGGCTTCGAAAGAATCCTATTTCTTAGAAGTTTTGGTAGAAAAAGAAAATAACGTATTCCCAATGATTCCAACAGGAGCTTCGGTTTCTGATATCCGATTAAGTTAA